GCCGGAGAAAACAAAGTGGAACAGCGAAGAATTAACGGAAAAATGACCCTGCTGTCACGCAGCTTTAACCTGTACTCGGACATTCAGAGAGCAGACGATATTCTGGTGATTCTTCCGGCAGAAGCAGGCGAAAAGCATTTTGACTTTGAAGAAAAAGTAAAGCTGCTGAACCCACGCATTACCGCAGAGGGCTA
The nucleotide sequence above comes from Anaerocolumna cellulosilytica. Encoded proteins:
- a CDS encoding YdcP family protein, whose translation is MELKFVIPNVEKTFGSLEFAGENKVEQRRINGKMTLLSRSFNLYSDIQRADDILVILPAEAGEKHFDFEEKVKLLNPRITAEGYKIGTRGFTNYILHADDLVKE